Below is a genomic region from Rhodohalobacter sp. 614A.
TTCGTTGGACTTGGGATTTGCCATCAACTGGGATACCCCAACCGAAACTTTTCTTGAGATTGTAAACGACAGCTTGATTACCGGTTACCGTTTTTCTTCGGGATGGGCAAGAAACCAGTGGGTCTATTTTGCTGCTGAGTTTTCTAAACCGTTCTCAGAAGTAATTATCGAGAATGAGGGGGAAAAGCTTACGAATCCAACCGAAGCCAAAGGGCGTGAAACACACGGTTTCTTTTACTTTGATGAATCCGACAGTAATGAACTCTTGCAAAAAGTAGCCATTTCTGCTGTGAGTATGGAAAATGCTTTAGAGAATTTAAAAACCGAGGTTCCCCATTGGGAGTTTGATGACGTTCACAATCAAGCCGTTGGGATGTGGGAGAAGCAGCTTCAAAAAATTCAGGTTCAATCCGACGATGAAGCAAAGTTGAGAACGTTCTATACGGCACTTTACCATGCCACTCTTGCACCCACTCTGTTTATGGATGTGAACGGGCAATATCGCGGCCCGGATAAAAACGTTCATACGGCAGACGGTTATGAACACTACACCATTTTCTCCCTTTGGGATACCTATCGGGCGGAACACCCACTGCTCACCTTCATTGAGCCGGATCGGGTAAACGATATGATCCGAACGATGCTCAACTATTACGATCAAAATGGTTTTCTGCCGATCTGGGATCTTCACGGGTATGAAACCGGCACGATGATTGGGTATCACGCTGTACCGGTTATCGCTGATGCTTACTTCAAGGGAATTCGGGATTATGATGTTGAGAAAGCTTTCGAGGCGATGAAGAAGAGTTCACTCGAGCAAAACGAAGAGATTAAACGATACAACGAGCTTGGATATGTTCCATCGGATGAATTTGCAGAATCAGTTTCCAAAACGTTGGAATATGCCTATGATGACTGGGTCATTGCCCAAATGGCAAAAGCGCTTGGCAAGAACGAAGATTTTGAAATCTATTCAAATCGAGCACAAAACTATCTGAATGTATGGGATGAATCGACCGGCTTTATGCGTCCCAAACTGGCCAATGGCGAATGGGAAACGCCGTTTGATCCGCTTGCCGCCCCCGAAGATCTCGACAAACGAAATTACACCGAGGCCAATGCGTGGCAGTATTTGTGGTATGTGCCGCAGGACGTACCGGGACTCATGGACCTGATCGGAGGGAAGGAAAACTTTGTAGCACGACTGGATACCCTCTTTTCGATGGAATCAGAAACCAGAAGTGAAATTTCCGATATGAGCGGCCTGATTGGCCAGTACGTTCAGGGCAACGAACCTGCCCAGCAGATTCCCTATTTCTACAACTATGCGGATGCCCCGTGGAAAGCGCAGGAGATGGTTCGTACGATTGTGGATTCGCTGTACACCGATCAGCCCGACGGCCTGCCGGGGAACGAAGACTGCGGACAGATGTCGGCCTGGTATATTTTCTCCTCTCTCGGATTTTACCCGGCAAACCCGGCGAATGGCGTCTATGTAATCGGAAGCCCGGTGTTTGACAAAGCATCCATCAACCTGGCAGATGGAAAAACATTTACAGTGATCGCCAATGGTGTATCCTCACAAAACAGGTACATTCAATCTGCAACGCTGAACGATGAGCCGTACGAAAAATCCTACATCACCTACCGGGACATCATGGACGGGGCAACCCTTGAATTTGAGATGGGGCCGGAGCCGAACAAAGAGTGGGCAACAGGAGAAGATGCAAGGCCGCCGGTAACGGTTTATGAATAATGGTTTTTTAATCGGGACAGGTGTCCCAGATGGGTTTGTTTTCTTCTTCTAGAGGACTGTCTCACAAAAAAGTACGAAGGGGTTATAAAAGAAAGTCGGGATGACAGGATTTGAACCTGCGACCTCTTCGTCCCGAACGAAGCGCGCTACCGGGCTGCGCTACATCCCGAAAGATTAAAAATACGAAGTTGTGAATTGAATGTACATCCCAAATATCTGAATTATTCGTCACCCATTCGAATAGATAAACTTCTATAATTTACAACCCCATCCTGAATGAGAACCATCCGTAGAATTTCTTCCAAAAGAAGGCGGTTTGTGGTAAAGAGTCACTCCGCTGTTTGGCAATGGATGATCCAATTCTGGCAGATTTTTGCAATCCTGATTGTTTACAAAAAGTGAGTTTTGATAAATTTTTTCCAGATGACTCTGATAACCTCTGGCCAGTGAGGAGATATAATTTTCAGTCTGCCCCATGTCGTACACGGCAACCGTAACCTCCGTTTGAAGAAACGAGGCAAGTTTTTTGTACGATTCTTCCGCGATCTGTTGAGCCAATTCTGAAGCAGGGACATCGGGATTTGTTTCCAGTTGCCGAAGCGGCTGATCTGACAAATGGGAAAGGTGCAGGTTTTGGGGCGATGCCACGAGATAATTCGTAATACCGGAAAGAGATTCCACCATGACCGGATTCCCGTTGTTACAGGTGGACAGAACTGTTACATCAAACGTATCACCAAAAAGCCCCAGATCATTCGAGAAGATTTCTGTGTTCAGCAGGTTGTAGGGGCTGGAGCTGTGGTAAACGAAATATGGTTTTCCAACAGGAATTTCGTGGCCGAAGTAGAGAAAAATATTTTTATTGGAAGATTCGGCCAGGCTTTTAGTAACGATTTCTGCTTCTGCTTTTAATCCACCATTTTTGGGTGAATAATTTCCTCCACCTACCAGTTCACCATTCCGAAAGTGGTAATAATCCCTGTCTTTTTGAGGGATTAAAAACAGGAGTTTTCTTTCAGGTTTTTGATGGAAAATAAAAACTTCTCCATGCTTTGCATTTTGTCCGGTTTTGATGGCTTTATTCAGTACATCGAGATCAGCTTTGCGGCGTTTTCCATTAAGGTGGTAGGTATAATTGGCATCCGCATGAACGACGTATACCAGCGAATATTGAACCTCGCGAGTTGATTCATCCACCATCTGTTGGGAGGAAGAGCAGCCAAAGAACAGCACGAAAGCTGCAAGCAAAAAAACCAGACATAATTTTCTTTTCATAAAAAAAGCGTGGCAGAACCACGCTTGATTTTAAAAACTCAACGATTGTTTACAGTAACAACAAGATAATGATAATCAGCAAAGCTGTTGTTAAACTAATGGTAACAACTCGGTCGGCCTGCTCAATATCTTGCTGAGCGAATTGGGCAAAATCATTCAGTTGGCTGTCAGGAACTCTTTCGTATCCGTTTGTTCCATTCAGCTCATCCTTTTTTTCCTGGATGGTGTTTTTAAAATCAGCCAGTGCTTTTTTATCCGATTCCGGAACCCGGTTCATAGATTCTACCCGGTTGAATGCCGTGATGAGTTTATCAAAAGAAGTGTTCAGGATTTCTCTTTTTTCAACGGCTGTTTCTGCTTCTTTAACATTTTCAACCATTTTATTTATCTCGGTCTTCAGTTTGTCATGGGCATCTGAAGATTGAGCCTGAACCTGAAGAGGCATGAACGTTGCTGTCAAAAATAAAAGTAAAAATGATATTGTAAGCTTTTTCATAGTGTCATTTAAATTAATTAGTAACATCACTAATAAAACAAATTTTTAGCGATCATGTTCCATTTCGGACAAAAATTTACTCTTAAGATCCTAATTATCATATAATTACTTCATCAAAATTTTAATGGATTTAAAGGGTGCTACAGCAGCTGAATCGGTAAAATATGATTGTATAAAGATACTTTTGCAATTTCGAAACTTCATGGGTGTCAGCATCGTAGCCAAGAGAAATCATCCATTAACCTTTTGCTCATGACACAATCTCATCCGAAGTTTTCAAAAAAAATAATGTTGGTTGCAGGTTTTTTGTTTACGGCACTTTTGTTGCCGCTGCACTTGTCTGCTCAAAACCATTTTGGTGACCATGATATTGATGCCGATATAACTCAGCGTCTTCATCCCAGAGACGCCGAATATGCAATGACAACCCGAGAAGGTTCCGTGGATTTATTGGTTACTGATGATGCTATTCAAATTCAATTTTCAGACCGTTTTCTTGCCGAACTTGAGGATGAAATTCGTGACGATGAAGACCAGGATTATCACGAGGCATCCGTATTGGCAGATGTGATTAAATCGATGGTAACCACAGGTGTTAAAAAATTGTTGGATCACGCACTGATCATTCCTTTGTATGAAATCAGTGAGGTTTATTACGATGATGGAAGACTTTATATCATTGATCGCGAAGGAGATGAAATTTTTGAAGACCTGGAAATCGACGATGTGGATGTCATGGAAGATTTCTCACGGCGAGACGCCCGGCGGTTTGTAGCTGCTGTTGAGCGAAGAATGTATTAAGGAAGAAACGTTCGATGATTGGATCAAATCATCGAATTGTATGAGTGATCAAT
It encodes:
- a CDS encoding clostripain-related cysteine peptidase, which translates into the protein MKRKLCLVFLLAAFVLFFGCSSSQQMVDESTREVQYSLVYVVHADANYTYHLNGKRRKADLDVLNKAIKTGQNAKHGEVFIFHQKPERKLLFLIPQKDRDYYHFRNGELVGGGNYSPKNGGLKAEAEIVTKSLAESSNKNIFLYFGHEIPVGKPYFVYHSSSPYNLLNTEIFSNDLGLFGDTFDVTVLSTCNNGNPVMVESLSGITNYLVASPQNLHLSHLSDQPLRQLETNPDVPASELAQQIAEESYKKLASFLQTEVTVAVYDMGQTENYISSLARGYQSHLEKIYQNSLFVNNQDCKNLPELDHPLPNSGVTLYHKPPSFGRNSTDGSHSGWGCKL
- a CDS encoding GH92 family glycosyl hydrolase, with amino-acid sequence MDKSLIVLFIIIITFGFISCRESSESSNNEYFSPLSYVDPFIGTAAHGHTYPGATVPFGMVQVSPDNGKDGWDYSSGYHYEDSVLAGFSMTHLSGTGIGDLSDLSFMPLNGTERDSAAVYNTYSHENESASPGYYSVKMDDGIRVELTASKRVGFYRYTFPNDEGQAVSLDLGFAINWDTPTETFLEIVNDSLITGYRFSSGWARNQWVYFAAEFSKPFSEVIIENEGEKLTNPTEAKGRETHGFFYFDESDSNELLQKVAISAVSMENALENLKTEVPHWEFDDVHNQAVGMWEKQLQKIQVQSDDEAKLRTFYTALYHATLAPTLFMDVNGQYRGPDKNVHTADGYEHYTIFSLWDTYRAEHPLLTFIEPDRVNDMIRTMLNYYDQNGFLPIWDLHGYETGTMIGYHAVPVIADAYFKGIRDYDVEKAFEAMKKSSLEQNEEIKRYNELGYVPSDEFAESVSKTLEYAYDDWVIAQMAKALGKNEDFEIYSNRAQNYLNVWDESTGFMRPKLANGEWETPFDPLAAPEDLDKRNYTEANAWQYLWYVPQDVPGLMDLIGGKENFVARLDTLFSMESETRSEISDMSGLIGQYVQGNEPAQQIPYFYNYADAPWKAQEMVRTIVDSLYTDQPDGLPGNEDCGQMSAWYIFSSLGFYPANPANGVYVIGSPVFDKASINLADGKTFTVIANGVSSQNRYIQSATLNDEPYEKSYITYRDIMDGATLEFEMGPEPNKEWATGEDARPPVTVYE